CTGCCCGCCTACGGCTCCTGCGCGGGGATGATCATGCTCGCCAGCAAGGTGCTCGACGGCCGCCCGGACCAGCACCCGCTCGGCGCGGTCGACATGACCGTGCGCCGCAACGCCTTCGGCCGCCAGGTCGACTCCTTCGAGGCCGATCTGGACTTCGCCGGGGTGGGGCCGCTGCACGCGGTGTTCATCCGCGCCCCATGGGTGGAGTCGGCCGGGGCCGGGGTCGAGGTTCTGGCGACCGTGCCGGAGTCCGCGAGCGCCGGGGAGGCCGCCGGTAGGATCGTCGCGGTTCGGCAGGGTTCCGTGCTCGCCACCGCCTTCCACCCGGAGCTCACCGGGGACGGGCGGGTGCACCGGCTGTTCACCGAGATGGTGCGCCGCGCCTGAGCCGGGCGCCCGCCGACGCACCAGAGGACCATCTGCGATCGCCGTCCCGTGACGGCTGGACCTGGAGGAGAGATGAGCGGCCACTCCAAGTGGGCCACCACGAAGCACAAGAAGGCCGCCATCGATGCCAAGCGTGGCAAGCTCTTCGCGAAGCTGATCAAGAACATCGAGGTCGCCGCGCGCACCGGTGGCGGCGACCCCGACGGCAACCCCACGCTCTACGACGCCATCCAGAAGGCCAGGAAGAACTCCGTGCCGCTGGACAACATCCAGCGCGCCGTGAAGCGGGGTTCCGGCGCCGAGGCCGGTGGCGCCGAGTACCAGACGATCATGTACGAGGGCTACGGCCCGAACGGCGTCGCGGTGCTGATCGAGTGCCTGACCGACAACCGCAACCGCGCCGCCGGTGAGGTCCGCACGGCGATGACCCGCAACGGCGGCAACATGGCCGACCCGGGCTCGGTCTCCTACCTGTTCAACCGCAAGGGCGTCGTGCTGCTGCCCAAGGGCGACCTCGGGGAGGACGACGTGCTCGGCGCGGTGCTGGACGCGGGCGCCGAGGAGGTCAACGACCTCGGTGAGAGCTTCGAGGTGATCTCCGAGCCCACCGACCTGGTCGCGGTGCGCACCGCGCTGCAGAAGGCGGACATCGACTACGACTCTGCCGAGGCGAACTTCGTCCCGGACATGAGCGTGCCGGTGGACGCCGAGGGCGCCCGCAAGGTCTTCAAGCTGATCGACGCGCTGGAGGACTGCGACGACGTGCAGAACGTCTACTCCAACGTGGACGTCTCCGACGAGGTCATGGCAGCGCTCGACGCCTGACCCGCTCGCCCCCGCAGAACCGCGCCGGACCCGCGTCCGGCGCGGTTCTCGCTTTCCCGGCCCCACGTCGGCGCACCGAATGAGTCATTCGGTGCATGGGGCATGCCCGCTGTCTGATTTGTCCGATCTGCCCTGGGTCCGCGCGCCCCGATGACGCGTTCGGTGCGTTGAGCGCACTGAATGAGTCATCCGGTGCGCTCAACCACCTGAATGACTCATTCGGTGCGTATGCGGCGTTCGGGTTGGGGGGAGAGTGTGGCAAGGCTGTTACACCACCGGGTGGGGGTCGCCCGGCAGAATGGCGACGTGCCGAGTCTGTCCGTACTCCCCGTGTCACCGTCCGTTTCGCCGTCGAGGGCGGGGGTGGCCCGATGACGCAGCTCGAACAGAGCGAGGAGCAGCTGCGGCAGTGGCTGCTGGAGACCACCGAGGCGCACGGTGTCGCGGTGATCCAGATCGAGGGGGAGGACCACCCGCCGTACGCGTTCTCGGTCGGGGCGTGGCGCCGGTTCGGGCTGGCGGAGGTGGTGGTGATCGGGCTGCCCCCGGAGGTCTCCCAGGTCGTGATCAACGACTACGTGGGCCGGGCGAGCGCGGGGGAGCGGTTCGCGCCGGGCGGGATCCACGGCGGGTTCCTGGTGGACTGCCCGGTCACCTTCGAGCGGGTGGCCAAGCCGTACTACCCGCAGTTCTTCGGCAGCGCCTTCCTGTTGCACCCCAACGGTGACTTCCCCGCGGTGCAGATGATCGCGCGCACCCCGGACGGCCACTGGCCCTGGTCGGCCGACGCGCCGCCCGGCTTCGCCGAGTACCAGCCGGTGCTCACCGATTCGGGATCCCCCGAAAGTTGGACTCCCGGCGTCGACGGTCCCTGACGCTGGCGCCTCATTCGAACATGTGTTCGAATGAGGTTGTCCAGTGAGGGAGATGGAGTCGATGTGTGACATGTGCGACGGCGCCTCGGTCGAGGACGTGCGCAGACAACTGATGCGGAGGGTCGCCGAGCACGACTTCTCGATGGTCGCGGTCCAGGGGGAGCACGATCCCTACCGGGGCCGCAGCCATCCCGGGTTCGTGTACTCGGTGGGGCTGTGGTGCATGCACCGCGCGCCCGAGGTGCTGGTGATCGCACCACGCGCCCTGGCGGCGGAACTGGTGCAGTGCTACGCGGAGCGGATCATCGCGGGGGAGACGTTCGAGCCCGGCGTCGGCTACGACGGCTTCTTCGACGGCTATCCGGTGATGTTCGAGTTCGTCGGTCCACGCCACTACCCGGAGTGGCTGGCGTCCGGGTTCTTCCTGTACCCGGACGGGGAGTTCCCGGTGCTGCAGATGCTCTGGCCGGACGAGGACCGGGTGTGGCCGTGGCAGAGCGGCGCCGACCCGAGGGTCCGCGCGGCGCAGCCGGTGCTCACCGACAGCGGTGTGCCCGAGACCTGGCTGTCCGGGGTCACCGGGCCCTAGGCCGGTACCGGAGAGCGTGTCCCTCGGTCGCCCGGTCCCATCCGCCCCGTAAGGTTTCGAACGAGTGTTCGGCCGAGGGCGGGAGTGGTGGCGTGCGGGTGCTGGGGGTCGACCCGGGACTGACCCGGTGCGGGCTCGCCGTCGTCGACGGCGGCACCGGCCGATCGGTGCGCTTCGTCGACGTCGGTGTGGTGCGCACCCCGGCCGAGCTGGACCTCGCGCGCCGGCTGCTGCTGGTGGCCGAGGGCGTCGAGGAGTGGCTGGACCGGCACCGCCCGCAGGTCGTGGCCATCGAACGGGTCTTCAGCCAGAACAACGTCAGCACCGTGATCGGCACCGCGCAGGCCGCCGGTGTGGTGGCGCTGTCCGCCGCCCGCCGCGGCCTGCCGGTGCACTTCCACACGCCGAGCGAGATGAAGACGGCGGTCACCGGCTCCGGCCGCGCGGACAAGGCACAGGTCACCGCGATGGTCACCAGGGTGCTCGGGCTCGCGGAGCCGCCGCGGCCCGCCGACGCCGCGGACGCGCTCGGGCTGGCCATCTGCCACCTGTGGCGCTCGCCGATGCAGTCCCGGCTCTCCGAGGCCAAGGCACGCGCGGCGGAGCTGGCCCGCGCGCACCAGGCGCGGCTGCGGACCGCGGCGCGGACCGGGACGGGTAAGTTGCGCGCCGCCACCCCGACAAGGCTCGACCCCGCGAGCGGGTCTTCGGTGGCCGAGCGCGAGCAGAACAGGAAAGGGACCACGCGGTGATCTCCTCGGTACGCGGCACGGTGCTCTCGGTCGGCCTTGACCACGCCGTGGTCGAGGTCGGCGGCGTCGGGCTCGCCGTGCACACCATCCCGGCGACCCTGGCCACCCTCCGCAGGGGTGAGGAGGCGCAGCTCGCCACGACGCTGGTGGTGCGCGAGGACTCGCTGACCCTCTACGGCTTCGCCGACGCCGACGCACGGATGTTGTTCGGGCTGCTGCAGACCGTCTCCGGGGTCGGCCCGCGGCTGGCGCTGTCCGCGCTGGCGGTGCTGGAGCCGGACGCGCTCTGCCGCGCGCTGGCCGACGGCAACGTCACCACGCTCACCCAGGTCCCCGGCATCGGCCGCAAGGGCGCGGAGCGGTTGATCATCGAACTGCGGGACAAGGTCGGCTCGCTCACCCCGGCGACCACGGTGGCCGCCGCCCCCGCCGCCGACCAGTCGCGGTCGCAGGTGACCGAGGCGCTGGCCGGACTCGGCTTCACCGCCAAGCAGGCCGAGCAGGCCGTCGAGTCGGTGCTCGCCGACGGCGGTGCCGACCTGGACACCCCCGCGCTGCTGCGCAAGGCGCTGGCCACGCTCGGCCGCAAGCGGTAGGCAGGCGGCGTGACGGACTTCAGCGGATACGGCGGCGGTCACACCGACATGGACCCGCACGCGGCGCCCGCCGAGCACGACCTGGAGACCAGCCTCCGCCCGCGCACCCTGGACGAGTTCGTCGGCCAGCACCGGGTGCGCGAGCAGCTGGAACTGGTGCTGACCGGGGCGCTGCGCCGCGGCTCGCCGCCGGACCACGTGCTGCTGTCCGGCCCGCCCGGTCTGGGCAAGACCAGCCTCGCGATGATCATCGCCGCCGAGCTGGGCAGCGCGCTGCGGGTCACCTCGGGACCCGCCCTGGAGCGCGCGGGCGACCTGGCGTCGATGCTGTCCAACCTCTCCGAGGGCGATGTGCTGTTCATCGACGAGATCCACCGCATCGCCCGGCCCGCCGAGGAGATGCTCTACCTGGCGATGGAGGACTTCCGGGTCGACGTCGTCGTCGGCAAGGGGCCGGGGGCGACCAGCATCCCGCTGGAGATCGCGCCGTTCACCCTGGTCGGGGCCACCACCAGGTCCGGGGCGCTGACCGGCCCGCTGCGCGACCGGTTCGGCTTCACCGCGCACATGGAGTTCTACGTGCCGTCCGAGCTGGAGCGGGTCCTGCGCCGGGCCGCGGGCATCCTCGGCGTGGACCTGCGGCCGGACGGCGCGCACGAGATCGCCCGGCGCTCGCGCGGCACCCCCCGGATCGCCAACCGGCTGCTGCGCCGGGTCCGCGACTACGCCGAGGTGCGCGCCGACGGCGCGGTGACGCTGGAGGTGGCGCGGGCCGCGCTGAAGGTCTACGACGTCGACGACCTCGGCCTGGACCGGCTGGACCGGGCCGTGCTGGGCGCGCTGGTGCGCTCCTTCGGCGGCGGTCCGGTCGGTGTCTCGACACTGGCCGTCGCGGTCGGCGAGGAACCAGCTACCGTGGAAGAGGTCTGTGAGCCCTACCTGGTGCGGGCGGGCATGCTCGCACGGACCCCCCGCGGCAGGGTGGCCACCGCGCTCGCGTGGCGGCACCTGGGCGTGGAACCCCCGGCCTCGGCCCCGGGCGAACAGCTACCCCTCCCGGTCGACGGCCAGGGGCGTGGCACACTCGGGACCGAGAGAACCGAATAAATCGGACGTTGACGACACCCAGGCGGCGAGCGCGCCGCCGGAGACGAGAACGATGGATATCTCCTCCTTCATCCTTCCTCTGATGCTCGTGGTCCTTGCGCTGCCGCTGTTCCTCAGCGCGCGCAAGCAGAAGAAGGTGTACGCGGAGATGCAGCAGCTGCAGAACTCGCTCGGTCCCGGCGACCGCGTGATGACCAGCTCCGGCCTGTACGCCACCGTGGTGGACGCCACCGACGACACCACCATCGAGCTGGAGTTGGCCCCCGGCGTGCACACCACCTGGCTGCGCCAGGCGATCCGCGAGAAGGTCCAGGACCAGGTCGAGGACGCCGCCGAGGTGACCGAGGACGAGGTCGAGGCCGAGTCGAAGGCCGAGGTCGCGGCGCCGCTGGAAGAGCAGAAGAACAAGTAGGACAAACAGAGCAACCGCCACGCGGCCGTGCGAGGCGGTCGGTCCGACGCTATATGCTGCGCCCCCACCGCCTTTTTTCCGAGGCGGTGGGGGCTGCGTCGTCTAGCAGAGCTGTGAGCCGATCCTGACTTCACAGCTTCCACACACGTGCTTGAGGAGATCGACCTACCGTGGCACCTCCGGCTGGGCATATTCGTCCAGGGCGATACCTTGGCGCATTCATCCTGATCGTCGGCTTTCTCTACTCCCTGGTGTTCTTCACCGGGGACGGCAGGCCGGTCCCCAAACTGGGCATCGATCTCCAGGGTGGCACCAGGGTCACGCTCACCGTGCGCTCGACGGACGGCGCGCAGCCGCCCCCGGAGTCCATCGACCGGGCCCGGCAGATCATCGAACAGCGCGTCAACGGCATCGGCGTCAGCGGCGCCGAGGTGGTCCGGGACGGCAACAACCTGGTCATCACGGTGCCGGGGGAGCGCGGTGACGAGGCCAAGACCCTCGGCAGGACCGCGGACCTGAACTTCCGCGCCGTGCTGCAGGCCGTGCCGAACCAGCCGCTCCCGCCGCAGACCCCGCCCACCAGCGGTCAGCAGCCGCCCGCCTCCGGGACGCCGCCGACCACGACGCCGCCGCCGAACGCGGGCGCGGGCACCACCACCCCGAAGCCGCAGGGCCGCCCGGCCCCGGCCGCGGAGCAGCAGCCCGCCCCGAACCCGGGTGCCAACTCCGATGTGGTCGCCAAGGCCCGCGCGCTGCGGCAGAGCGAGGACCCGCAGGTGCAGGCCCAGGCGCTGGCGCAGCTGGACTGCGCGGCGCCGGACCCGCTGCGCGGCCTGGACAAGCCGGAGCTGCCGCTGGTCACCTGCAGCGACGACAACTCCGAGAAGTTCGTGCTCGGCAAGGTGTTCCTGCCGGGCCGGGAGATCGCCGACGCGGCAGCGGGCCAGGACCAGAACAGCCCCGGCTACGTCATCTCCGTGAACTTCCGCGCCGCGGGCAGCGACATCTGGAGCAAGTTCACCTCCGCCAACGTCGGCAAGCGCGCCGCGTTCGTGCTGGACGGCCGGGTGGTCTCGGCGCCGAACATCAACGAGCCGATCCTCGGCGGCAACACCCAGATCAGCGGCCGGTTCACCCTGCAGGAGGCTCAGGACCTGGCCAACATCCTCAAGTACGGCTCGCTGCCGCTGGCCTTCGACCAGTCCGAGGCCGAGACGGTCTCGGCGACCCTGGGCCTGGCCTCGATGCAGGCGGGCCTGATCGCCGGCGCCATCGGCCTGGTGCTGGTCTTCGGCTACTGCATGTTCTACTACCGCGCCCTCGGCGTGCTCACCGTGCTCTCGCTGGCACTGGCCGCCGCGGTGATCTACTCGGTGCTGGTGCTGCTGGGCCGGTGGATCGGCTTCACCCTGGACCTCGCGGGCATCGCCGGGTTCATCGTGGCGATCGGTATCACCGCGGACTCGTTCATCGTGTTCTTCGAACGGCTCAAGGACGAGGTCCGCGAGGGCCGCAGCTTCCGCAGCGCGGTCCCGCGCGGCTGGATCCGCGCCCGGCGCACGATCCTGTCCGCCGACGCGGTCAGCTTCCTGGCCGCGGCCGTGCTCTACATCCTGGCCGTCGGCCAGGTGAAGGGCTTCGCGTTCACCCTGGGCATGTCCACCGTGCTCGACCTCGTCGTCGTGTTCCTGGTGACCCACCCGCTGGTGGCGCTGGCGTCCAAGTCCAAGCTGCTGTCCAAGCCCTCGTGGTCCGGGCTCGGCGAGGCGCACCGCACCGCGGCCGCTGGCCGCTCGATGGCCAAGACGTCCGGCGCGCCGGCCGCGAAGGGGGTCTGACGTGACCACTCCCGACAAGCCCGCAGAGACCCAGGTCGCCGAGCCGGACGGCAAGCGGCCCAGCGTCTTCAACCGGCTCTACCTGGGCAACGGCGCCTTCGACATCGTCGGCTCGCGCCGCCGCTGGTACGTGGTGACCTCGCTGATCTTCCTGGTCTGCCTGGGGTCGATCTTCTTCCGCGGCTTCAACCTGGGCATCGACTTCGTCGGCGGCACCAAGATCCAGATGCCCGCCGCCGGGGTGAGCAAGCAGATCACCAGCGACGAGGTGAAGTCGGTCTTCACCGAGGCGCTGGGCTCCGAGCCGTCGACCGTGCAGGTCGCGGGCACCGGCGCCAGCCAGCAGGTGCTGATCCGGTCCGAGACGCTCAACGCGGAGCAGGTCGGCAAGGTCAAGACCGCGCTGGCCGACAAGCTCCGGCCGCAGGGCGGCCTCCAGGCGATCAGCGACAGCGCGGTCAGCGGCTCCTGGGGCGGGGAGATCACCACCCAGGCGATCATCGCCCTGATCGTGTTCCTGGTGCTGGTGACGATCTTCCTCGCCGGGTACTTCGAACGCTGGATGGCCGTCTCCGCGCTGGTGGCGCTGATCTTCGACACCACCGTCACCGCGGGCGTGTACTCCATCGTCGGCTTCGAGATGACGCCGGGAACGATCATCGGTCTGCTGACGATCCTCGGGTTCTCCCTCTACGACACCGTGGTCGTCTTCGACAAGGTCAAGGAGAACACCAGGGGCATCCTGGGCCTGACCCGGCGCACCTACGCGGAGGCGTCGAACCTGGCGCTGAACCAGACGCTGATGCGGTCGCTGAACACCTCGCTGATCGCGGTGCTGCCGGTGCTCGGCCTGCTGGTGATCGGCGTCGGTGTGCTCGGCGTCGGCACCCTGAAGGACCTGGCGCTGGTCCAGATGACCGGCATGATCGCCGGTGCGTTCTCCTCGATCTTCCTGGCCACCCCGCTGCTGGTGGACCTGAAGCTGACCGAGCCGCGCGTGCGCCAGCAGGCGGAGCGGGTCGCCGCCCGCCGGGCCAACCAGGCCCGCAAGGCCTCGGGCGAGACCGGTGTCGACGCAAGCGACGAGGAGTCGCTGAACGCGGAGCTGCGCAAGGAGGCGGCCTACGCCGCGGCGGCGGGCGTGCCCGCGCGCACCGGCAAGGGTCCGGAGTCGCGCAAGGTCCGTCCCACCGGCAAGACCGCCGGGCGGCCCTCGGGCAAGAAGCGCAGGTGAGCCCGGAGCTGGAGCGGGTCAGCGGGCTGATCCGGGAGGTCGCGGACTTCCCCCAACCGGGGGTGCTCTTCCGCGACCTCAGCCCGCTGCTCGCCGACGCCGAGGGCTTCCGGGTGGTGGTCGAGGAGATGGCCGCCCACGGAGCGGACGCGGACGTGGTGGTCGGCATCGAGGCCAGGGGTTTCCTGCTCGGTGCCGCCCTCGCGCTCCGGCTCGGCCTCGGCGTGGTCGGGGTGCGCAAGCCGGGCAAGCTGCCCGCGGTCGCGCATCGGATCGATTACGCCTTGGAGTACGGAACGGCCACGCTGGAACTGCCCGAGGCCGCGCTGCGGCCGGGCTCGCGGGCCCTGGTGGTGGACGACGTGCTGGCCACCGGGGGAACTGTCGAGGCCGCCTGCGCGTTGGTCGAGCATGCGGAAGCCGAGGTCAGTGCCGTTTCGGTGGTCATGGAGCTGGCCGCGCTGAACGGTCGGGGCCGACTGGCCGGGCGGAAGGTGCGGTCGCTGCTCACCGTGTGAGAACGGTTGTTCGACGTATCACGATCAGTTCTTGCGATGTACTGGTGAAAGGACGCCGCCCGGCGGCGTTATCCTCGTCTTTCCGGGTCGGGTGGGTTTCCCCCGCCCGGAACAGCGCAGTGCGACAGCGGGGAGAACGCGGTGAGCCAAGAAGTCGAATCCGCTTCCACGGTGGCGCAACCGGTGCCGGCCGAGCGGGCGCCGTCGGCGACCCGGCGCGTGCGGGCGCGGCTGGCGCGCCGCATCACCGCCCAGCGCGCCACCTCGGTCAAGCAGGTGCTGGAGCCGCTGGCCGCGGTGCACCGGGAGCTGCACCCCAAGGCCGACCTGGCGCTGCTGCAGCGCGCCTACGACGTGGCCGAGGAGAAGCACCGCCACCAGCGCCGCAAGTCCGGTGACCCCTACATCACCCACCCGCTGGCCGTCGCGACGATCCTGGCCGAACTGGGCATGGACACCACGACGCTGGTGGCCGCGCTGCTGCACGACACGGTCGAGGACACCGACTACTCCCTCGACCAGCTGCGCGAGGACTTCGGCGACGTGGTCGCGCACCTGGTCGACGGCGTCACCAAGCTGGACAAGGTCAAGCTGGGCGCGGCCGCCGAGGCGGAGACCATCCGCAAGATGGTGATCGCGATGGCCCGCGACCCCCGGGTGCTGGTGATCAAGCTCTCCGACCGCCTGCACAACATGCGCACCATGCGCTTCCTGCCGCCGGAGAAGCAGGCCCGCAAGGCGCGGGAGACCCTGGAGGTGCTCTCCCCGCTGGCCCACCGCCTCGGCATGGCCACGGTGAAGTGGGAGCTGGAGGACCTGGCCTTCGCCATCCTGCAGCCGAAGAAGTACGACGAGATCGTGCGGTTGGTGGCCAACCGCGCGCCCTCGCGGGACACCTACCTGCGCACGGTGATCGCGGAGATCTCGGCCAACCTGGACGGCGCGCGGATCGTGGCGAAGGTGGAGGGCAGGCCGAAGCACTACTACTCCATCCACCAGAAGATGATCGTCCGCGGCCGCGACTTCGACGACATCCACGACCTGGTCGGCGTGCGCATCCAGGTGGACGAGGTGCGCGACTGCTACGCGGCCATGGGCGTGGTGCACGCGCTGTGGCAGCCGATGCCCGGCCGCTTCAAGGACTACATCGCCCAGCCGCGCTTCGGCGTCTACCAGTCGCTGCACACCACGGTGATCGGCCCGGACGGCAAACCGCTGGAAGTGCAGATCCGCACGCACGAGATGCACCGCACCGCGGAGTACGGCATCGCGGCGCACTGGCGGTACAAGGAGACCAAGGGCTCGCACGCCGGTCGCTCCGTCGAGGTCGACGAGATGGCGTGGATGCGCCAGCTGCTGGACTGGCAGCGGGAGGCCGCCGACCCCGGTGAGTTCCTGGAGTCGCTGCGCTACGAGCTGGCCGGGCGGGAGATCTTCGTCTTCACGCCCAAGGGCGACGTGATCACGCTGCCCGCGGGCTCCACCCCGGTGGACTTCGCCTACGCCGTGCACACCGAGGTCGGTCACCGCTGCATCGGCGCGCGGGTCAACGGCCGCCTCGTCGCACTGGAGCGCAAGCTCGAGAACGGTGAGGTCATCGAGATCTTCACCTCCAAGGCCGAGGGCGCGGGCCCGTCGCGGGACTGGCTGTCCTTCGCCGCGTCGCCCAGGGCCAAGGCGAAGATCAAGCAGTGGTTCGCCAAGGAGCGCCGCGAGGAGGCGATCGAGGCGGGCAAGGACGCCATCGCCAAGGAGGTGCGCCGCGTCGGCCTGCCGATGCAGCGCCTGGTGTCGGTGGACTCGATGACCGCACTCGCCCGCGAGCTGCGCTACCACGACGTCAGCTCGCTCTACGCCGCCGTCGGCGAGGGCCACGTCGGCGGGCGGTACGTGGTGCAGCGGCTGCTCGCGGTGCTCGGCGGGGTCGAGCACGCCGAGGAGGAGCTGGCCGACCGGTCCACGCCGTCCACGGTGCAGCGGCGCCGCGGCACGGACGCGGGCGTGGTGGTCAAGGGCGTCACCGACGTGTGGGTGAAGCTGGCCCGGTGCTGCACCCCGGTGCCCGGCGACCAGATCCTGGGCTTCGTCACCCGCGGCGGCGGGGTCAGCGTGCACCGCACGGACTGCACCAACGCCGACGAGCTGCAGTCCTCCCCGGAGCGGCTGCTCGAGGTGGAGTGGGCACCCTCGGCCTCCTCGATGTTCCTGGTGTCCATCCAGGTCGAGGCGCTGGACCGGCACCGCCTGCTCTCGGACGTGACGAAGGTGTTGGCGGATGAGCGGGTGAACATCCTGTCGGCGTCGGTGACCACCTCGCGGGACCGGGTCGCGGTGAGCCGGTTCGCCTTCGAGATGGGCGACCCCAAGCACCTCGGTCACGTGCTCAAGGTCGTCCGCAACGTCGAGGGCGTCTACGACGTGTACCGGGTGACCTCGGCCTCCTGAGCCACCGAGAAACCGCGTGTGCTCTTCGGCGGATGCGGACGGTACCCCCTGACCAAGGCGGGGTACCGCACCAGAACGCAGCGGTTCGACTTCGGCTACTTCGAGCTGACCGGCAAGCAGGTGCTCGCCCAGCTGAAGCGGCCGGTGCCGCCGCCGTCCTCTTCGACTGCTCGGCTCCCACCGACCGGGAGCCGGCGCACGATCACGACCTGCGCGCCGCGCCACTGCCCTTCCCGGTGCTCGGCGTGGAAGCCGGCCCCGCGAAGGAGTTCCGCATCGAGACCCGGACCCTGCGCGAACGCCGGGCCACCACCAATGTGATCGCCGGGAGCGCCTCGGACCTGCACCCGGAGAACCGGAACGTGGTCATGGTCGGCGCGCACCTGCTCGACCAGCTCACCGACGGGGCGGCGTACGCGGTGCAGCACTTCGCGCACTCGGTCCAGGAAGTGCGCGGTTCTCCTGGCCAGGCTGGTCGTGGGAACACCCGAATTCCCTGCCGGTGGACAGAACGGGGTGGAGTGCCATTCCGACAACTGGTTCCGGCTTGGCTGAGTAAGGAAACGCCCGTGGCGCGTCTCCCTTTCCGGGGACGCGCCACGGGACGGTCACCTCAGCCGACCTTGACCCAGTTGGTGCACATGAACTGGCCGTTCTCGGTGGCGCAGCCGCGGTACCACAGCCCGTAGGCGACGGAGGTGGTGCCGGCGAAGCCCTGGCCTTGGGCCACCCAGCCCTCGTGCGGGCCGCCAGGGTTGTTGGTGCGGTCCAGGTACACGGTCTTCGGGACTCGCTGGCCGTCCTTGAGCAGGACCACCTGGGCCTCGACCGGGTTGCCGCCCGGCCGCCAGAACGTCGTGGTGCTCAGCGTTCCCCAGCCGTTGGCCTCGTTGCACCAGTTGATGTGCTGATCCGGCGGGTACGGGCCGCTCCCGCAGCCGCCTGCCGCGGACGCGGGCGTCGCGGCCAGGCCGGACAGGGCCGCGCCGAGGACGGCGGCGGCCACCCCGGTGCGGAAGAAGCGGCCGGGCCTTTTCTCTGACTTCACTGAAATTCCCCTATATTTCACGTGAAACTGTTTCGCTATCGCAGTTGTGCGATGCCGCGAGGCTAGAGGGGCCGCGACGAACTGTCCGGCGAATGCCTGAATCCCCTACTTTCGTAGGGGCTCGCAGCACGACCGAGCGCCTCCGACGATCACGTCCGCCGGGTCGGCACCATCGGGATGTCGGCGGGGTGGACCACGGCGGCGGAGCCGATCTCGGTGACCGGGGCGTCGGTGTCCCAGGTGGCGGCGTCCAGGGCGTCCGGCTCCGGGCGGAGCCGCCAGCGCTGGGCGATCGTGGCGATGTGCACGACCATCTCGACGCGGCCGAAGATGGTGCCCGGGCAGATGTGCCCGCCCGCGCCGAACGGGATCCACGAGCGCTTGGGCAGCTGCCGGTCGGTGTCCCAGCGGTCCGGGTCCCAGCGGTGCGGGTCGGGGTACCAGCGCTCGTCCCGGCACACGGTGTTGGGGCTGTAGATCATGAACGCGTTCTTCGGGATGCGCACCCCGCCCAGCTCGGTCTCCTCCGCCGCCTGCCTGGTCAGCATCCACGGGCAGTACATCCGCAGGCACTCGTCGACCACCCGCTGCGTGACGGGCAGCCGGGGGATGTCGTCGGCCGTGACCGGCCTGCCGCCGAGCACCTCGTCCAGTTCGGCGTGCAACCGCCGTTCGACGTCCCGGCGGCGGGCCAGGTTCTGGAAGGCGAAGGTCATCATGTTGCCGGTGGTCTCGGTCCCGGCGAGGACCAGCGCCATGATCTCGTTGAGGATCTGCGCGTC
The window above is part of the Allokutzneria albata genome. Proteins encoded here:
- the secD gene encoding protein translocase subunit SecD; this encodes MAPPAGHIRPGRYLGAFILIVGFLYSLVFFTGDGRPVPKLGIDLQGGTRVTLTVRSTDGAQPPPESIDRARQIIEQRVNGIGVSGAEVVRDGNNLVITVPGERGDEAKTLGRTADLNFRAVLQAVPNQPLPPQTPPTSGQQPPASGTPPTTTPPPNAGAGTTTPKPQGRPAPAAEQQPAPNPGANSDVVAKARALRQSEDPQVQAQALAQLDCAAPDPLRGLDKPELPLVTCSDDNSEKFVLGKVFLPGREIADAAAGQDQNSPGYVISVNFRAAGSDIWSKFTSANVGKRAAFVLDGRVVSAPNINEPILGGNTQISGRFTLQEAQDLANILKYGSLPLAFDQSEAETVSATLGLASMQAGLIAGAIGLVLVFGYCMFYYRALGVLTVLSLALAAAVIYSVLVLLGRWIGFTLDLAGIAGFIVAIGITADSFIVFFERLKDEVREGRSFRSAVPRGWIRARRTILSADAVSFLAAAVLYILAVGQVKGFAFTLGMSTVLDLVVVFLVTHPLVALASKSKLLSKPSWSGLGEAHRTAAAGRSMAKTSGAPAAKGV
- the secF gene encoding protein translocase subunit SecF, with product MTTPDKPAETQVAEPDGKRPSVFNRLYLGNGAFDIVGSRRRWYVVTSLIFLVCLGSIFFRGFNLGIDFVGGTKIQMPAAGVSKQITSDEVKSVFTEALGSEPSTVQVAGTGASQQVLIRSETLNAEQVGKVKTALADKLRPQGGLQAISDSAVSGSWGGEITTQAIIALIVFLVLVTIFLAGYFERWMAVSALVALIFDTTVTAGVYSIVGFEMTPGTIIGLLTILGFSLYDTVVVFDKVKENTRGILGLTRRTYAEASNLALNQTLMRSLNTSLIAVLPVLGLLVIGVGVLGVGTLKDLALVQMTGMIAGAFSSIFLATPLLVDLKLTEPRVRQQAERVAARRANQARKASGETGVDASDEESLNAELRKEAAYAAAAGVPARTGKGPESRKVRPTGKTAGRPSGKKRR
- a CDS encoding adenine phosphoribosyltransferase; the encoded protein is MSPELERVSGLIREVADFPQPGVLFRDLSPLLADAEGFRVVVEEMAAHGADADVVVGIEARGFLLGAALALRLGLGVVGVRKPGKLPAVAHRIDYALEYGTATLELPEAALRPGSRALVVDDVLATGGTVEAACALVEHAEAEVSAVSVVMELAALNGRGRLAGRKVRSLLTV
- a CDS encoding RelA/SpoT family protein; amino-acid sequence: MSQEVESASTVAQPVPAERAPSATRRVRARLARRITAQRATSVKQVLEPLAAVHRELHPKADLALLQRAYDVAEEKHRHQRRKSGDPYITHPLAVATILAELGMDTTTLVAALLHDTVEDTDYSLDQLREDFGDVVAHLVDGVTKLDKVKLGAAAEAETIRKMVIAMARDPRVLVIKLSDRLHNMRTMRFLPPEKQARKARETLEVLSPLAHRLGMATVKWELEDLAFAILQPKKYDEIVRLVANRAPSRDTYLRTVIAEISANLDGARIVAKVEGRPKHYYSIHQKMIVRGRDFDDIHDLVGVRIQVDEVRDCYAAMGVVHALWQPMPGRFKDYIAQPRFGVYQSLHTTVIGPDGKPLEVQIRTHEMHRTAEYGIAAHWRYKETKGSHAGRSVEVDEMAWMRQLLDWQREAADPGEFLESLRYELAGREIFVFTPKGDVITLPAGSTPVDFAYAVHTEVGHRCIGARVNGRLVALERKLENGEVIEIFTSKAEGAGPSRDWLSFAASPRAKAKIKQWFAKERREEAIEAGKDAIAKEVRRVGLPMQRLVSVDSMTALARELRYHDVSSLYAAVGEGHVGGRYVVQRLLAVLGGVEHAEEELADRSTPSTVQRRRGTDAGVVVKGVTDVWVKLARCCTPVPGDQILGFVTRGGGVSVHRTDCTNADELQSSPERLLEVEWAPSASSMFLVSIQVEALDRHRLLSDVTKVLADERVNILSASVTTSRDRVAVSRFAFEMGDPKHLGHVLKVVRNVEGVYDVYRVTSAS